The Streptomyces sp. NBC_01298 genome contains the following window.
GGCCGGCTTCGCCGGCCTTGGAGCTCCCCTCGCTTCGCTCGGGTAGGTGACCCCGTTTCACGGGATCGGGGCCTTCGGCCCGTTGGGTGGGTCCGCTGCGCTCCCCCACCCTGGCCTTCCGGCTCCGCCTTCAGGCCAAGGCCCGCTCCGCGGGCCCGGCTGGCAGCAGTCGAGGTCTCTGGTTGGACTGTCGGGTCTGCGAGGAGGGGCACTGAGGTCCCGGACTGGGCTGACTCCGCTCACGCTGGGTCAGCCCAGCGGGTTCAGACTCCTCGGACGTCGGCGGCCTGCGGGCCACGCTGACCTTGGGTCACCTCGAACTCGACCCGTTGGTTCTCCTCCAGGTTCCTGAAGCCGGTGCCCACGATCGCGCTGAAATGGACGAAGACATCAGGGCCCCCACCATCAGGCGAGATGAACCCGAAGCCCTTCTCCCCGTTGAACCACTTCACAGAGCCCTGAGCCATACCCACCCCTAGAAAGACGCCCCCAGAACGCACGGACCGCGCCCGGTTGCACGCAATCCTCCCCAGGCATCAAAGGATGAAAACATGATCGTCAAGCCCATGCGCAGGCTCCGTCAGAGCAGCCATCCAACTCAGAATGCTTCAATCTTGGCTAAAGCTAGACTCTGGAAAGATCATCCCATGCCGGGTCTACGTCGCGAGAGCCGGGTTATCGCGAATCAGTGAAACTGCGCAGCGCCCGGTCCTTCCGGCTCCGCCTCCAGGACCAGGGCCCGCTCCGCGGACCCAGCCAGCAGCAGGGGGGAGAGTGGCCGGCGCGCTCTCAACCGGCGGCCGGTAGGCCACCCACACGCGGAGGGACCCTCCGCTCCTATCCCCAAACGCGGCCCCCGGCATCTGAGCCCGCCTACATTTCCGCTCGATGCCCTCGTCACCTCTCCAATGGGGAAAGAGCATGAAAGTGGCGGATCACCGGGTTGGCATACCAAGACATCAGAAACAAGTCTGAGCTCAGCGGGCCTAAAGGCCCCCACGGTGATCCGCCGTGTTCAATCTACTACGACAAGAAGAGCCCTGCCACTCAGTGCTATCAACCCGGCACAACGAGCTCGGTGTCGCCGAGCTGAGGCTGGCCTTGGGCCGGGATCCTCCGCTTCGCTACGGACTGGTCCGGGCCGCTGCGCTTCGCACGCTGCGCGTACCCAAGGCTTGCGCGCTCCGCACGGGATCTGACCCCGTTTCACGGGGTCCAGGCCTTCGGCCTGTTGGTGGGGTCCGCTCCGCTCCCCCACCCTGGGTCCTTCCGGCTTCGCCTCCAGGACCTCGGCCCGCGGAGCGGGCCGAGGTTGCCGGCCTTCGGCCGAGGGCTCACCAGCGGCCGAAGGCTACGCCTTCCCGAGCTCACCGAATCCGGTCAGGCGAACTCCACAAGCTTCCACTGCTGGAACTTCTCCTCCACCGCATCCTCCTCCATCACCTTGACCTCCATTCCCTCAGGGGCGAACGTGCCCGTAACGGAGCCCACGACAGTAAGGAGCTGGGTGGAGCCGTCCAGTTTGGTGAAGATACGCCCGCCCTTCGCCCACCAGGTCTGGAATGAATCCCGTCCCGTCGACAGCAACTCGACGCCCCCTTCCAGCTCACCGGCATCGTTCATGTCATCCATTCCGTACAGGGTGAAACGACCGTACGGCTTGAAGTCCATCCGGTTGACCAGCAGGTTCGCCGCCCTACCGTGCGAGTCCCTCGACATGTCGTAGTGCCAGCCCTGGAACACGTTCTCCCCCGACGGCAGCCGCTTCTCCAACCGCACCTCCGGCGGATCCGTACGCGTCCACGTCGTCGTGTTCCCCAAACGCTCCTCCCTGCCCAACACACGATCAGCACCCGGATAAGCCGCCAGACACAACCCCGACGCCTCATTCACGATGAAGAAATCACCCTCCGGGAAACCATTCCTCGCCACAACCCTCAACTCCCTCTCACTCCCTGAACGAAACCGGCCAAAACGCCACCAAACCCGCCGACCGGACCTTGAGAGTGAGCCTAGAGTCACCCCGCGTAGCCAAACGGGTGAAAATCGCCAACCATCCGAAACCAGACACAATCCGACCGAAACACCGCCACCCACACAGCCCCCGGCTCCGCCCTCACTCCAGGCCGGCCGAACCGCGCCTACCCGACGGCACTCACCAGCCGAGCCCCCACCCGCAGTGACCTCACCCCTGCATCAAAGCTTGGCAGTGCTGTGTAACATCCCGAGGAAAGCCTTACTCCTTCAACGGACCACAAAAGTATCTATATAGATAGACAGACCGGCTCGCCAGCAACCTCTTGCAGGAGCTCTGACCTGCCGAAACCTGCTTTCGGCAGGGGCCGATCGGGGATGATGGCCGCATGGCGCACACCATGGTTTTGGCCGTCTCCCCCCACCACCTGGAGCAGCTCGACGCGCTCGTGACGTCGCATCGGGACGCCGAGGAATAGTGGATACGGGATGAATCAGCCCGTATCGACCTTCCGATGCTGTGCGGAGCATCATGGCGGGATGCTCAGGTCCGGATCCGGGCCGCCCGCCGGCAGCACCGGGAGACCGGCCGCCACCGCCCGACACGCGCACTCGCCCTAGCACCCGCCCTCCGGGCCGAGCTGGACGCACAAGGACTCCTACGGGACTGGGACCCCATCCCGGCCGGCGCCCCAACAGCATGTCAGACCCTCGGCGGACGCGGCCCACACACGGGCGCAGGACTCACCGCGCGCCTGGTCGTCGCCCTCCCCGACGAACTCTGGCTACCCCTGACCCGAGGCGTCCACTGGACCAACCAACCCCACCTACAAGCCTTGCCGGAGTGGGCCGACCGATGGGGCCCGGCCCCACCGCCGGACACTCCACCGCCCCACCCGAAGCCCTCGCCGAACGCGCCCGGACCGCCGCCCACATCACCACCACCGGCCAGGTCCTCCGCACCGCCCTCGAACACACCCTCCGCAACCCCTGACCGGCTCACGAGAAATGAAGGCACTCTTTCGCGAGGACGGCCGACCAAGGTCCACCACCGCGCGCCGCCACGCAGGTCAACGGACTCGCCGCAGCCTGCGGTCCCGGATGGCCGGATCGCCCAGCCGGGTGATCTTGGTCGACCGAGGTAGGCAGTGACGACAAGTGAACGATCTAATGCGCGGCGTGACCGAGTCCCGGTCCGGATCCTTGAGCAAGGCAGCGCGCATGTCGACCCTGATCGTTGGCGGCGCCGCCATGATCGCCGCCACCGGCGCATACTGCGTCAAGTTCTCCAACCCGAACTTCAAGTTCGACGACGTCATCATCACCGCCACGTCCCACCAGTACGGCCACTTGCCCACGGTGACCGCCGCGGCCGCGAACTGCGGCACCGACGCCAACACCGTCCGGGTCCTCACGAACCACCTGACCAGCAGCAACTCCTACGGCGACGCCAGCTTCTCCCTCGCCGTCCACTGACCCCGCCAGGGGAGCCGTGCCCGCGCACAACCGCGTCGGCACGGCCCCCGCCCAGAAACCGGGGCCGACTTCGGTGACCGTGTGCCGCTGCTTGCGCGCCGCGTCCATGCCAGCCCGCAGTATCTCGTCGATCACCGGCTTGTACGGTCCAGCGCGGTCGGTAGCAGCGTGAGCTTCTTCCGCAGCTCCGGCCAGACCGAGCCCAAGGCCTCTCTGATCGTCCGCGGCAAGCCGACCAACTGGAAGCCCGGACCCCAACGAGGAGTGAGCAAGTGCCGCTGCGGCGCTGCTGACGACGGGGCCCAAGGAGTGTCAGGGCCGGCCGGCGCCACCGACAGGAGCCACCGTCATCCGGAACGGTGGATGTTGGACAGCTGCTTGTCCGGCTGCGGGCTCTTGCGATAAATCAGGGCCTGCTTGCCGATGGTCTGCACCAGCTCGGCGCGGCCGGCCCTACACAGTTCGCTGATGGCGGCGGCGCGCTCTGCGCGGTCTTCCGAGCTGATCTCGATTTTGACCAGTTCGTGGTCGGCCAGTGCCCGGTCCAGTTCGGCGATCACACCTTCGTTCACACCATCGCCCGTGACGATCATGGCCGGCAGGTCGTGACCCATCGTTTTGAGCTGATTCCTCTGCTCGTTACTGAGCGGCATAATCTGACCCTTTTCATCGAGTTCGCGGGTGGGCAGCGAGACTTCGCCCCCAGGCCAATGAACGAGCGGCAAGGCCGCAAGTCATGGCGAGGCGCGCACAGCTGCCCCTCACGCCCACGTCGCTATGAGGGCGGCCGCCCTGAGGCTGCCCAGCTGCCCCGGCCGTTCCCTCACCAGCCAATGCGGGCGATCGAGTTGGCCGAGCGACCAGACCGTGATCGCCGACGGCCCGGGTCTTGGCCTTGTTGGTTCTCACTGGATTTCACACCCCCTCCCCACCTGGGCCATCCCTGATCGAGGGTGATCGTTTCTCCGGGTGAGAGGCCACCTCCACCCGGGTGACGGCGGTCCAAGATCCCTTCCGGAGTGAGCTCGCGCGCGTCTACAAACGGTGCGTGATCCACACCCGTGGTCACATCCTGCGCGCCGAAGTCCGCGCCGCCCGCTGTCTGCCCCGTCACCAGCGGCGGCAGGGCGGTTTCGCGCCCCGGCACCCACCTCTGCCCAGCCGAGCAGACGAACCGGCCGGCGATCGCGGGCCTGCGCACCCTGGCGCACCACACGTAACGCCCCCTGCGGCATCACCCACTGCCGGGGTGTCGACGGTGGGCCCGGCCCCAGTGCGGGCGGGCCCACCGTCATGCGGATGGATCGTCTTCTTCTACGCGCAATGGTCGCCGGCCGGATTCCTGCGGGCGGAGGAAGGCGTAGCGGCCGAGGGTTCACGTGCGTCCAGAACAGCGGCGACAGCGCCCGCCGGTCTGCATCGGTCAGCTTGTCCGCCCACTTCGGATCAGCCAGGACTTCCTGCATCAGCAGCGTGTTGACGTGCACCAACGCGGACTGGAGCAGGTGCAGCGCGAGCATGCTGACCTCCTGGGATTCCTTGTCGGCCCCGGCCAGGTCGCCGTCCTTGCCGTAGAAGAGGTCCTTGTTCGCGGAGTTCCAGTTCTCGACCACCTGGAGCCCTTCGTGGATCTGTACGCACCGCACGCCCCAGCTCTTCGATTGCCTGGTACGTGGGGTGCTTGGGGCCGCCCCGAGTAAAACGGCACAGGACCTGCTCAGCCTCGGCGGTGCCCAGACGCAGGGCGGTGGTGTACTTCACGATCTGGTCGTACTGCTGGGCGATCAGCTCCCAGTTGATCGTCTTGGTCGACAGCACTGGCGCGAGGTGGGGCCACTGGAGAGGAACCGGCCCTCCTACCAACCCCCGTCGCAGGACCACGGCCGCGGGTTCAGTCTCTGACCTGGCTGCGGCCGGTGGGTGCTGGGGGCACCGCCGCCCCCAGACCCCTGCGCAGGTCGGCATCGCCCGGCGCGAACAGGTCGTCGTGCCCGGGGCGCCGTCCGCGCCGAACGACACCGCCCACCTGGTCCTGTGGCCGGGGCAGCACAGCGGCTGGTCCTGGTCGCGCTCCTGGTCGCGCCATGCCCAATCACCACAGCGACCGTCTGAGCGCCGAGGAGAGGAGACGAAAGGGGAGGAGGCACACTCAGTTACGTAAAGTTGACCTTGCGTGCCCAGTTTCGGGACGATGGGGCCGCTTGATGATCAACAAGAGTGACCACGACCACCCGAAAAGAAGCGCTCTGCTGTGACTGAGGAGAAAACGTGACGACGGAAGAGACCGGAACACAAGAGACCTTCGATCAATGGTTCAGCAGGATCCAGGAACTCGAAGTGACGGCATATGGCAACACACAGCCCCTCGCGACGTTGGCCCGGATTTCTCGAACGCCAGAGGGGCAGGCCGACATCAAGCCTCTCGACCCCGGGACTGCCAAGGCCATCGAACAGGCCCTTCTTTCGGTCGGCATCGTGTCGAGCAACGGCCACACCTTCAGGGCGGTTCCACGGCGCAGCTAGGCCGTCGTGCCCGGGGCGCCGTCCGCGCCGAACGACACCGCCCACCTGACCCTGTGGCCGGGGCAGCACAGCGGCTGATCCTGGTCGAGCCTCTGGTCGCGCTCCGTCCGCGTGACGGTGGGCCCGGCCCCACTGGGGGGCGAGCCCACCGTCGACAGCTGGGCAGTGGGTGTCGGCGGATTCCAGCGGTCGTCGCAACACGTCGGCTGGCGAGCATTCTAGGTGGGGGCCTCTGCTGGAACGAGACGGGGCGCGCGACGATCCGAGTTGCGGGCCTCTGACGAGGCTGTTGGCCGACCGGGCCACCTTCCTCTCGGTTCCCGTCCGCCCTCGCGCTTGCTCGTTTGAGTGAATGCGCCTCGTCTTCGGCATGGTCTCGAGCGGCCGGTTGATCATGACGATGGATTGCGACCAGGTTCGGTGACCGCCCTGCGAGGTCGGCGCCGTGGCCCGTGGCTACTGCCCGGTTGCGGGCTACTTGCCGACCATCCGTTCCAGTGGGAGATGTAGTGACTGACTCGATCAAGATCGCAATCGCCGGTCCGGCGACCGGCTCGACGGCCGAACACGGCGCTGACCTGATCTTCGGTGCCGAGCGAGCCATCCGGGACATCAACGCCAGGGGTGGCGTCAACGGCAAGATGCTGGAGCGCAGGAAGTACGACGACACCGGAGAGCCGAAGCAGGCTGTCGCCGTGGCCAACAAGATCGTCAACGACGGCGTGAGGTTCGTCGTCGGCCACATGGCCTCGGCCACGGCCGAGCCGGCGGCGGACATCTACGAGGGCGAGGGCGTCCTCCTGATCACGCCCGGCGCCACCGGTCCCGAACTCACCGACCACGGCTACAAGCTCATCTTCCGCACGATCGGCCTCGACAGCACGCAGGATCCCGCTGCCGGCAACTCCTTCGACAAGGACCCCGAGAACAAGGAGATCGTCGAGGGACTCAAGGCCGACGGGACCGACCCCAGCAGGCCCTATCTCTTCCGTGCCTACGCCGCAGTCCAGGTGATCGCCGACGGGATCAAGGCGGCCGGGTCGGAGAACGCCGAGACGGTCACTCATGCGATCCGCAGCGGCAAGTTCAAGACCGTGATCGGCACCCTGTCCTTCGATGAGAAGGGCGACCTGAGGGTCTAGTTCGTCGTCTCCGACCTTCACACTGCGAGGAGTGCGGACAGTCGCTCGGCTGGGGTGTCCCAGCCCTGAACGATCCAAGCACCGCCGAACAGTGAGGGACCCGGCCGGTGGCCGGGTCCCTCACTGTTCTCACAAACGGTTCCGCACACCCCCGCGACACGCCCGGGAGCCGGATTCCGGGACCAGTTCCGGTGTCCAACAAGGGTGTTCAGGAAGTCTCGGTGTGCAGGAACGCGGGCACCCCGGTTTCGGTACGGTGACTGCCATCAGCAGCAGCCTGGCCGACAGCGGCGACGACGTCCCCGACAACCCCGAAGGCCGCGGTTACTGTAATGGGCAGCGAAGCGAGCCATCGCTATCCGAATCCGGAGTATGAGCTCGTTCGACAGACCGCGGGGCTTGCTTCACCAGCGGTGCCGGCCGGGACGAAGATCTCATCCGCCACCTGGGCCGGAAGTCCTCTAACTCCGGCCCCGGTGGTACCCCCAGCCGGGGGGACCGCGCCAGAAGCCTCCGTGCACCCGCAACGGCGGACCCTCGGCACAGGTGGCACCGGCACGCAGGTCACCACCCGGGGCTGCCACCGCCCCCGTAGGTGAGGTGCTCGCAATGCTCGGTAGGTGGAGGAGGCAGGCCGTGGGGCCGGCCAGGGCGGGAACGGTCCGCTCGGCTTCGGGGCGCGACACCGCAGGATGACCGCCGCGTCATCCATCCGATCGGTGCAGCGGGCCGCCTGGGCCGCTTTGGGACCCACGTGCGGCACGGTGGCGGCATGCGCCGCTGGCCCCTGCTCCTCGCCGCGCTGCTCGCGGCCCCCGGATGTTTCACTGTCCACCCCGCCGCCCGCCCGGCCCGGGCCGTCTGCCGCCGTGCCGGCACTGCTGTCTACCGGGACGACAGTCGCGCGAGACTGATGTCACTCATAGCCACTGGCACCTGGGAACTGACCAACTCCCCCGCCCCTTCGAGAGGGCCGGAAGGGCGTCCGCTCCTGGTGTCGAACAGGCCTCCCCCCCTCGACACCGGCTCCGGACCCGCCGCAGCGTGTGCGGAGGCCGCGGCAAAGGGCAGGGCAAACACAGCAAGCGCAACACCGAGAACCACACGTTGTTTCGTCATACCGAGATCAACGAAACCGTGCACGACAAGGTCACCCCACACCACCCCAGCGGCCCGTACCTCTCTGCATCCCGCCCCACCTGCTCACACTCGGCCGGCAGGCCGGGAGCGGGCTCCCCAGCGCCTCCGTGAGCCGGTCCGCCGCCATGGCGGCACCGGCCGGACCCCGCAGCGCCGCGCGCACCCGCTCCGCGTCAGCGGCCTCAACCACAGCCCGCGACCACAGCCCCGGTCCCGCGTCCTCGGCCGGGACCAGACCGGAGCCGGCCGCCCACCGCCACGCCGCGAGCGGCACCCGCAGTCGGCTTGCCGCCTGCCCCTCGTCGTACACCACACGCTTCCGCCTCGACATCGAAACGCACTCCCATCGCACATCAGCGGCCCGACGGTCGGGCTGCGCCGGAAATATGGCGAAAGATCCCGTTTGTTGTCAATAGCCGCGTTCTCAGGGCAAGTTGGGAGCGCACTGCACAAGTCGCCTACGCGTACGTGAGGGCCGGATTCACTCCTGCGGGGGACACGAAGCAGAGGCCGCCACCCATCGAAGCCGGCGCATTCACCGGTGATTCGATCCGCCGTGCGGACCGCCCTGCCCCGGGCGCCTTCGGGCGCCCTTCGACCATCCGGGGGCATAGCGGGGCCGGTGAGGCGCGGGTGGTTGGGGGTGCGGGAGCGTGAGCTCATGCGCCGCTGGTCCTTGCCCCTGCTCCTCGCGTGCTGCTCGCGGCCCCGGGGTGCGTCACCGTCCACTCCGCCCCCGGCCTGGCCGCGAAGGCCTCCCCGGCCCCCGTGGCGGCCGACGACAAACCCCCGGGCCCCGCCCGGCCCGGACAGCGCGACGTCCGGCCGGCGCTGCCGCTCTCCCCCCTGCCCGGCGCCCGCCCCGCAGCCGAGCCCGCACGCCGCGCCCCCGCAGCCGCTCCGGACCGGCAGAGCGCAGCCGTTCCCCGCCGAACCAGCCCAGGGTCCCACCGGCCGCACAGGGCGACCGCCCCGCACCGGGCCGCACCGTCCAAGGCCGCCGCGAAGGCCAGGAGCAAGGACACGGCGAGGGCGAAGCCCGGCGTACGTACGCCCGCCCCACGCCGCCCCGGTCAGCCCGCACCCGGTGTGCGGGCCGGGGACATGACCGCCCTGTGCCGCTCCCCGCACGGCATGAACAGCCCGGCCATCACCACCTTGTGCCGGGACACCTACGGCCGGTGACCCGCCGCCCGGAGCACTCGCAAAGTAAATCGAACACGTGTTTTAGTTAGGGGTGACACCGCACCATTTCCCAGCCGATCTCCTCGCCCTCCAACAGGCCCGGGAGCAGACCTACGCCCAGCTCGCGCACACCCCCGCCGGGGCCGGCACGGCCGCGCTGCGGCGCGCCCTGGTCCTCCTGGACCTCAGCCTCGCCACCCACCCCTACTGGACCTCGCCCGCCCAATGGCGGAACGGTGCCGCCGAACTGCGCCGCACCGCCCGCACCCCCACCCCCAGCCCCACGGCACGGAGCGCAGCATGAGCGAGCAGACCTCCGACACAACCCGCCCGCGCCCCGCACTGGTCACCTGGGCACCCAATCAATCCGGACCATGCACAAAATGGCCTGTTAACTGCACTAACGGTGCTCACGCCCCGTCGCCGTGATTTGGGGTCGGGCGGCGGTCAGACCCCGGGAAGCGGATCGGCGCGTCGGAACCCCGGGAATCGTTGGGAGGGGGCGAACTACGCCTGGCTATGCGACAGTTCATGATGCCGTGTCCCTGGTGCTGGGAGAAAGGCATGATGTGGCTGACGAGTTGGAGAGCGAGTGGCTGACGGCGCGCCAGGTGAGCGCGTTATGGCCGGGCGTCGGTGCTGGCTCGGTGTATGTAAATGCGCTGGCCCATGGAGTGCGGGTCCATACGGAGAGCTGGATGACCACTACCGGGTCCGCCGGTAAGGAGTGGTATCACGCCGGCGACGTGCGCCGAGTGGCCCCGCAGATAGCAGCCCAGCCACCCCTCAAGGACTCCCAGCTACCGTGCTGTCTGGTGCTGATCGTTCTGGCAGCGGCACCGCTCGTGTGGCTGGCGATACAAATAGAAAGCGCAGGCGGGTGGTGAAGGTCAAGTGTGTGGCTGCGCGGCCGGCCAGCCGCGGGATGCTGGGGTGTCAACTGCATCATCTCTGGCTCGTTGGGCAGGGCGTTTCCGAGCCTCAAGGAGAGGCCGATCAGATGCCTACACGCTCGGGTACGGCGTCCGCACGTCCGTAGCCGAGCACCTGGGTGAGGACTTGAAGGTCTTCGGCCGGCGCTTCGATGACGGCGCCGATCTCGCTGTCGGTGCAGAGAAGCCACAAAACGACATGCCGTTACGGGATCGGGGCGTCTCCGTTTTCTCTCGGGGTGTATCAGCTGTGGTGTGACGTGGGGTGAGGTGGGATCGTTTGCTCCTAGGGGCTGTCCGATGGGTCGTGTGACGCTCCTGCCGGGAACTCGTTCCGTGGGACATGGGCCGGGGAGATCTTTCGGATGAAGAGTGGGCTCGGCTGGAGCCACACTTGCCGACGAATCGTGGGCGGGGTGGACGCTGGCAATGCCACCGTCGGGTGATCAACGGGATTCTCTTCCGGCAGCGGACCGGCCTCCCCTGGCGGGACCTGCCTCCCTGCTTCGGTAGTTGGAAGACGGTCCACGACCGTCATCGCCGGTGGTCGGCGGACGGCACGTGGGAGAGAATCCTGCGGGCCGTCCAGGCCGACGCCGATGCCGAGGGCCGGATCGACTGGAGCATGGTCAGCGTCGATTCCACGACCTGCCGCGCTCATCAGCACGCGGCCGGCGCCTCCACCCGTGCCCCGAAGATCCTGGGGCGGCGCAGGAGCCCGGCACGTCACCGTCCCGATGAGGCCCTGGGACGCTCGCGAGGCGGGCTCACAAGCAAGATCCACTTTGCCGGGGAAGG
Protein-coding sequences here:
- a CDS encoding cold-shock protein, whose protein sequence is MAQGSVKWFNGEKGFGFISPDGGGPDVFVHFSAIVGTGFRNLEENQRVEFEVTQGQRGPQAADVRGV
- a CDS encoding IS5 family transposase, whose protein sequence is MGRGDLSDEEWARLEPHLPTNRGRGGRWQCHRRVINGILFRQRTGLPWRDLPPCFGSWKTVHDRHRRWSADGTWERILRAVQADADAEGRIDWSMVSVDSTTCRAHQHAAGASTRAPKILGRRRSPARHRPDEALGRSRGGLTSKIHFAGEGGCRPLGFVITPGQWGDAPQMIPVLEEIRVPRQAGGRPRTRPDHVGGDKAYSSRRNRRHLRRRQIKHTIPEPRDQRANRQRRGNQGGRPTGFDKAIYRRRNEVERTINRLKNFRAVATRFDKRAYVFHGTVTVAAIRLWLRPE
- a CDS encoding ABC transporter substrate-binding protein; the protein is MTDSIKIAIAGPATGSTAEHGADLIFGAERAIRDINARGGVNGKMLERRKYDDTGEPKQAVAVANKIVNDGVRFVVGHMASATAEPAADIYEGEGVLLITPGATGPELTDHGYKLIFRTIGLDSTQDPAAGNSFDKDPENKEIVEGLKADGTDPSRPYLFRAYAAVQVIADGIKAAGSENAETVTHAIRSGKFKTVIGTLSFDEKGDLRV
- a CDS encoding YhbY family RNA-binding protein encodes the protein MPLSNEQRNQLKTMGHDLPAMIVTGDGVNEGVIAELDRALADHELVKIEISSEDRAERAAAISELCRAGRAELVQTIGKQALIYRKSPQPDKQLSNIHRSG